In Nicotiana tabacum cultivar K326 chromosome 19, ASM71507v2, whole genome shotgun sequence, one DNA window encodes the following:
- the LOC107796719 gene encoding uncharacterized protein LOC107796719 has product MRKRLFSSVAPPPSPIPTGRGSRSAVDSILGEYIDQSIHVPHLTLPKNTYRWVPDEIHYPSLLLRENDVMNKLLSSAAEFGVVRIIGHGISGEELRTMLTGNEWLFGLSSEKYANYDKFVWDWSDNTMEQMAKVAMGEQNFLFFRQQLEEVLNKLKGIAKEVDEIIRSSESDQSWKKIEAEEVKMYIYRCTKNQSSSMDQTWLPPHINATLEDSFKYALNLYLPLEPLEFSVHSKRGRLPFKTSPDTIIVTIGHQFEEWSDGKFRSADGEVALKANLHIDQALLSLELKWSFTNLIDDAYKTQKRITLSDQVLILVILILVYRMFLFMCTNN; this is encoded by the exons ATGAGAAAACGTTTGTTCTCGTCCGTAGCACCACCACCTTCTCCGATTCCCACAGGCAGAGGATCACGTTCCGCTGTCGACTCAATTTTGGGAGAGTACATTGATCAATCTATCCACGTTCCTCACTTGACTCTCCCGAAAAATACATATCGTTGGGTGCCTGATGAAATCCATTATCCATCACTTTTGCTGAGGGAAAATGATGTAATGAATAAGTTGTTGAGCTCTGCTGCTGAATTCGGAGTGGTTAGGATTATTGGTCACGGCATATCTGGTGAAGAGTTGAGAACAATGCTGACTGGGAATGAATGGTTGTTTGGATTATCAAGTGAAAAGTATGCTAATTATGATAAGTTCGTTTGGGATTGGTCTGATAACACGATGGAACAAATGGCCAAGGTTGCGATGGGGGAGcaaaattttctatttttccG GCAACAGTTGGAAGAGGTATTGAACAAACTAAAAGGAATAGCAAAAGAAGTGGATGAAATAATCAGATCGAGTGAGAGTGATCAATCTTGGAAGAAAATTGAAGCAGAAGAAGTAAAGATGTACATATACAGATGCACTAAGAACCAATCCAGTAGCATGGACCAAACTTGGCTTCCACCCCACATTAATGCAACACTTGAAGATTCATTTAAGTATGCTTTGAACCTTTATCTCCCACTGGAACCACTTGAATTCTCTGTGCATTCAAAACGTGGTCGATTGCCGTTTAAGACCAGCCCAGACACAATCATTGTCACTATTGGACATCAATttgag GAATGGAGTGATGGGAAATTCAGGTCAGCAGATGGAGAAGTAGCACTGAAAGCAAATCTTCACATAGATCAAGCATTATTATCCTTGGAGCTCAAGTGGTCATTCACTAACTTGATTGATGACGCCTATAAAACACAAAAGAGAATTACCCTATCTGATCAGGTTTTAATTTTAGTTATATTAATCTTAGTATACAGAATGTTTCTGTTTATGtgcacaaataattaa